The Halobacterium litoreum genome includes a region encoding these proteins:
- a CDS encoding twitching motility protein PilT translates to MRIAMDANALMMPAGVGVRVFDELDSLLGDYDAVVPESVRAELSKLGDSGGEQGTAASVAADLAERCDTVATEESYADDALCALAADGEVDAVVTNDAPLKERLLDAGVPVIHLRGRNQLTITQP, encoded by the coding sequence ATGCGAATCGCCATGGACGCCAACGCGCTGATGATGCCGGCCGGGGTCGGAGTTCGCGTCTTCGACGAACTCGACTCCCTGCTCGGCGACTACGACGCGGTCGTTCCCGAATCCGTCCGCGCCGAGTTGTCGAAACTCGGCGACAGCGGCGGCGAACAGGGAACGGCGGCCAGCGTGGCGGCGGACCTGGCGGAGCGCTGTGACACCGTGGCGACGGAGGAATCGTACGCCGACGACGCGCTCTGTGCGCTCGCCGCCGACGGCGAGGTGGACGCGGTCGTGACGAACGACGCCCCCCTGAAGGAACGCCTGCTCGACGCGGGCGTGCCGGTAATTCATTTAAGGGGCCGGAATCAACTGACTATCACTCAACCATAG
- a CDS encoding DNA-directed RNA polymerase encodes MYKRARLKDTVEVPPEHLGDVSPDLVKRLLQDKLEGRMDEDVGSIVTVTEVHDLGEGAVLPNRPGVYYEAEFDAVTFDPEMQEVVDGEIVEVVSFGAFVGIGPVDGLLHVSQISDEYLAFDEENQQLASRESNSVIGTGDAVRARIVTKSIDERNPRESKIGLTAKQPGLGKHGWLREAREQEQAAGED; translated from the coding sequence ATGTACAAGCGAGCACGGCTGAAGGACACGGTAGAGGTTCCGCCCGAGCACCTCGGGGACGTGAGTCCGGACCTCGTGAAGCGACTGCTACAGGACAAACTCGAGGGTCGAATGGACGAGGACGTGGGGAGCATCGTCACCGTCACCGAGGTCCACGACCTCGGCGAGGGCGCGGTGTTGCCGAACCGTCCGGGCGTCTACTACGAGGCCGAGTTCGACGCGGTCACGTTCGACCCCGAGATGCAGGAGGTCGTGGACGGCGAAATCGTCGAAGTGGTGAGTTTCGGCGCGTTCGTCGGCATCGGCCCGGTGGACGGACTGCTCCACGTCTCCCAGATTAGCGACGAGTACCTCGCGTTCGACGAGGAGAACCAGCAACTGGCGTCCCGCGAGTCGAACAGCGTCATCGGCACCGGGGACGCGGTGCGGGCGCGCATCGTCACGAAGAGCATCGACGAGCGCAACCCCCGCGAGTCCAAGATCGGGCTCACGGCCAAACAGCCCGGCCTCGGGAAGCACGGCTGGCTCCGCGAGGCGCGAGAGCAAGAGCAGGCGGCGGGTGAGGACTAG
- the spt4 gene encoding transcription elongation factor subunit Spt4, producing the protein MASNRLACHDCHRIVEPDEEMCPYCSSTSLTEDWAGYVVITHPEESEIAEKMEVREAGEYALKVR; encoded by the coding sequence ATGGCGTCGAACCGACTGGCGTGTCACGACTGCCACCGCATCGTCGAGCCGGACGAGGAGATGTGTCCGTACTGCTCGTCGACGAGCCTGACCGAGGACTGGGCGGGCTACGTGGTCATCACGCACCCCGAGGAGTCCGAGATCGCGGAGAAGATGGAGGTCCGCGAGGCGGGCGAGTACGCGCTGAAGGTCAGATAG
- a CDS encoding GTP-dependent dephospho-CoA kinase family protein, whose translation MVDPVATLPADAREAFKEPLGPVYTDTQRLLADAGDPVVAVGDVVTYHLVEAGAPPKVAVVDGKTEREEVSDEVRGGVPDADREVEVESEPATVSAALLDALVAAVEFEGSTVISVVGEEDLATVPAVLAVPDGGSVVYGQPGEGMVLANVTPDLRERVVELAELLETTEAFWTTLE comes from the coding sequence GTGGTCGACCCGGTGGCGACGCTCCCGGCGGACGCCCGCGAGGCGTTCAAGGAGCCACTCGGCCCCGTCTACACGGACACGCAGCGACTGCTCGCGGACGCCGGCGACCCCGTGGTGGCGGTCGGCGACGTGGTGACCTACCACCTCGTCGAGGCGGGGGCGCCGCCGAAGGTCGCCGTGGTGGACGGGAAGACCGAGCGCGAGGAGGTGAGCGACGAGGTCCGCGGCGGCGTGCCGGACGCCGACCGCGAGGTGGAAGTCGAGAGCGAGCCGGCGACCGTCTCGGCGGCACTACTGGACGCGCTGGTCGCGGCCGTCGAATTCGAGGGTTCGACCGTCATTTCGGTGGTCGGCGAGGAGGACCTCGCGACGGTGCCGGCGGTGCTCGCGGTGCCCGACGGCGGGAGCGTCGTCTACGGCCAACCCGGGGAGGGGATGGTGCTGGCGAACGTCACCCCCGACCTGCGCGAGCGCGTGGTCGAACTCGCGGAGTTGCTGGAGACGACCGAGGCGTTCTGGACGACGCTGGAGTGA
- a CDS encoding 30S ribosomal protein S24e, giving the protein MEIEILEQEDNPLLHRTEVTFEIEHEDATPSRLSVRDSLAAKLDKDSEEVVVHELDTKFGMRKTAGRAKVYDSPDEAAEVEHEHMLERNKIGEDAEADAEEAE; this is encoded by the coding sequence ATGGAAATCGAGATTCTGGAGCAGGAGGACAACCCCCTGCTCCACCGGACTGAGGTCACGTTCGAGATCGAACACGAGGACGCGACGCCGTCGCGACTCTCCGTTCGCGACAGTCTCGCGGCGAAACTCGACAAGGACTCCGAGGAGGTCGTCGTCCACGAACTCGACACGAAGTTCGGGATGCGGAAGACCGCGGGCCGCGCGAAGGTCTACGACTCGCCCGACGAGGCCGCGGAGGTCGAACACGAGCACATGCTCGAGCGGAACAAGATCGGCGAGGACGCCGAGGCCGACGCGGAGGAGGCCGAATAA
- a CDS encoding 30S ribosomal protein S27ae, with protein MPRGDYYEDDGSTEKEQCPRCGDTFLADHGDRQHCGKCGYTEWN; from the coding sequence ATGCCCCGAGGCGACTACTACGAGGACGACGGGTCCACGGAGAAAGAGCAGTGTCCGCGCTGTGGCGACACGTTCCTCGCGGACCACGGTGACCGCCAGCACTGCGGGAAGTGCGGCTACACCGAGTGGAACTGA
- a CDS encoding bifunctional N(6)-L-threonylcarbamoyladenine synthase/serine/threonine protein kinase: MRVLGIEGTAWCASAALYDSETDSVVIESDAYQPESGGIHPREAAEHMRQAIPSVVGTVLDEADGDIDADERGSSSRQAAPVDAVAFSRGPGLGPCLRIVGSAARALAQTLDVPLVGVNHMVAHLEIGRHRSGFSAPVCLNASGANAHILAYRNGRYRVLGETMDTGVGNALDKFTRHVGWSHPGGPKVESHAKEGEYTDLPYVVKGMDFSFSGIMSAAKQAVDDGEPVENVCRGLEENVFAMLTEVAERALSLTGRDELVLGGGVGQNDRLRGMLAEMCDQRGADFYAPEPRFLRDNAGMIAVLGAKMAEAGDTLAVEESGIDSNFRPDEVPVTWRTPESPPARDGDVIRGAEATVTFEDDRVVKSRAPKTYRHAELDARLRRDRTVLEARLTSDARSAGVPTPLVWDVDVPESTLVFQFVGDSDLRDALTESRVRDVGRHLAAIHDAGFVHGDPTTRNVRVSDASRERGDDRTFLIDFGLGYYTDDVEDYAMDCHVFEQSLAGTADDAAGLAAAFEDAYRDVGDPDVLDQLREIEGRGRYQGDDA, from the coding sequence ATGCGGGTTCTCGGAATCGAGGGCACTGCGTGGTGTGCGAGCGCGGCGCTGTACGATTCCGAGACTGATTCTGTCGTCATCGAGTCAGACGCGTACCAACCGGAGAGCGGCGGCATCCACCCGCGCGAGGCTGCCGAGCACATGCGGCAGGCGATTCCCTCGGTCGTCGGGACGGTGCTGGACGAGGCCGACGGCGACATCGACGCCGACGAACGAGGTTCGTCGAGCAGACAGGCGGCGCCTGTCGACGCAGTAGCCTTCTCTCGCGGCCCGGGCCTCGGTCCGTGTTTGCGCATCGTCGGGTCGGCGGCGCGAGCGCTCGCCCAGACCCTCGACGTGCCGCTCGTCGGCGTGAACCACATGGTCGCGCACCTCGAAATCGGCCGCCACCGTTCGGGCTTTTCTGCGCCAGTCTGCCTGAACGCGAGCGGTGCGAACGCCCACATCCTCGCGTACCGGAACGGCCGGTACCGCGTGCTCGGCGAGACGATGGACACCGGGGTCGGGAACGCGCTGGACAAGTTCACGCGCCACGTCGGGTGGAGCCACCCCGGCGGCCCGAAGGTCGAGTCCCACGCGAAGGAGGGCGAGTACACCGACCTGCCGTACGTCGTGAAGGGGATGGATTTCTCCTTCTCGGGCATCATGAGCGCCGCGAAGCAGGCTGTCGACGACGGCGAGCCGGTGGAGAACGTCTGTCGCGGCCTCGAGGAGAACGTCTTCGCGATGCTGACCGAGGTCGCGGAGCGCGCGCTCTCGCTGACGGGCCGCGACGAACTCGTGTTGGGGGGCGGCGTCGGGCAGAACGACCGCCTGCGGGGGATGCTCGCGGAGATGTGCGACCAGCGCGGCGCCGACTTCTACGCGCCCGAACCCCGATTCCTTCGGGACAACGCGGGGATGATTGCCGTCCTCGGCGCGAAGATGGCCGAGGCGGGCGACACGCTCGCAGTCGAGGAGTCGGGCATCGATTCGAACTTCCGGCCGGACGAGGTGCCGGTGACGTGGCGGACGCCCGAGTCGCCGCCGGCGCGCGACGGCGACGTGATTCGGGGCGCCGAAGCGACGGTCACCTTCGAGGACGACCGCGTGGTGAAGTCCCGCGCGCCGAAGACCTACCGGCACGCCGAACTGGACGCGCGCCTGCGCCGCGACCGCACCGTCCTCGAAGCCCGGTTGACGAGCGACGCGCGCTCGGCGGGCGTGCCGACGCCGCTCGTCTGGGACGTGGACGTGCCCGAGTCGACGCTCGTCTTCCAGTTCGTCGGCGACAGCGACCTCCGGGACGCACTCACCGAGTCGCGAGTGCGCGACGTGGGCCGCCACCTCGCCGCGATTCACGACGCCGGGTTCGTCCACGGCGACCCGACGACGCGGAACGTGCGGGTGAGCGACGCGTCCCGCGAGCGCGGCGACGACCGCACGTTCCTCATCGATTTCGGGCTCGGCTACTACACGGACGACGTGGAGGACTACGCGATGGACTGCCACGTCTTCGAGCAGAGCCTCGCGGGCACCGCCGACGACGCGGCGGGCCTCGCGGCGGCGTTCGAGGACGCCTACCGCGACGTTGGCGACCCCGACGTGCTCGACCAACTGCGCGAAATCGAGGGGCGGGGCCGGTACCAGGGCGACGACGCGTAG
- a CDS encoding DUF5808 domain-containing protein: MAEKPTSGELFGVPYNFERPKLSRMLSSYWQPGEGMLVEKPFGIGYTLNLANWRSWIVLAVAGVLLWQQQGSGDGDESAVDEAVEVVVDD; encoded by the coding sequence ATGGCCGAGAAACCGACGAGTGGCGAACTGTTCGGGGTGCCGTACAACTTCGAGCGCCCGAAACTCAGCCGGATGCTCTCCTCGTACTGGCAGCCGGGCGAGGGGATGCTCGTGGAGAAGCCCTTCGGCATCGGGTACACGCTGAATCTGGCGAACTGGCGGTCGTGGATCGTGCTCGCGGTCGCGGGCGTCCTGCTCTGGCAACAGCAGGGCAGCGGCGACGGCGACGAGAGCGCGGTCGACGAGGCCGTGGAAGTCGTCGTCGACGACTAG
- the rdgB gene encoding RdgB/HAM1 family non-canonical purine NTP pyrophosphatase, whose protein sequence is METLRFVTTNPGKVREAEDYLAARYAVEQFDYDYAEIQSDDLAAIAARGAEEAYDAQDDGAPVIVDDAGLFVRALDGFPGPYSSYVEDTLGIERVWNVAEDLDDRRAAFRCTVAFTDGETTETFSGAVQGRLVAPRGDGGFGYDPIFEHDGETFAEMDTAEKNALSHRGRALAKLADWLAERE, encoded by the coding sequence ATGGAGACGCTCCGGTTCGTGACGACGAATCCCGGGAAGGTGCGGGAGGCAGAGGACTACCTCGCGGCCCGCTACGCGGTCGAGCAGTTCGACTACGACTACGCGGAGATACAGAGCGACGACCTCGCCGCCATCGCGGCGCGCGGCGCCGAGGAGGCCTACGACGCCCAGGACGACGGCGCGCCCGTCATCGTGGACGACGCGGGGCTGTTCGTTCGCGCGCTCGACGGCTTCCCGGGGCCGTACTCGTCGTACGTCGAGGACACGCTCGGCATCGAACGCGTCTGGAACGTCGCGGAGGACCTAGACGACCGGCGTGCGGCCTTCCGGTGTACGGTCGCGTTCACCGACGGCGAGACGACCGAGACGTTCTCGGGCGCGGTGCAGGGCCGTCTCGTCGCGCCGCGGGGCGACGGCGGGTTCGGCTACGACCCCATCTTCGAGCACGACGGCGAGACGTTCGCGGAGATGGACACCGCGGAGAAGAACGCGTTGAGCCACCGGGGTCGCGCGCTCGCGAAACTCGCTGACTGGCTCGCCGAGCGCGAGTAG
- a CDS encoding DUF7384 family protein — translation MSDPNPARVAADADVLAADLFVDGDARDALDHVRSHSWVELVASDPLLDDAEAVVADLGDDGLAADWREKIEGLATLVDHPAGDHPALAAAYHGDAAHVLTYDERLRSAKAGVELKKRVDLSVKAPDAFARLFDPERLYPEVVGGDYPGPDRDPRA, via the coding sequence ATGAGTGACCCGAACCCCGCGCGGGTCGCCGCCGACGCCGACGTGCTCGCCGCCGACCTGTTCGTGGACGGCGACGCGCGCGACGCGCTCGACCACGTGCGCTCGCACTCGTGGGTCGAACTGGTCGCGAGCGACCCCCTGTTGGACGACGCGGAAGCCGTCGTCGCCGACCTCGGTGACGACGGTCTGGCCGCGGACTGGCGGGAGAAAATCGAGGGACTGGCGACGCTGGTCGACCACCCCGCGGGCGACCACCCGGCGCTCGCCGCCGCCTACCACGGCGACGCCGCGCACGTGCTCACCTACGACGAGCGCCTGCGCTCGGCGAAGGCCGGCGTCGAACTCAAGAAGCGCGTCGACCTCAGCGTGAAGGCGCCGGACGCGTTCGCGCGCCTGTTCGACCCCGAACGCCTCTACCCGGAAGTCGTCGGCGGCGACTACCCCGGTCCCGACCGCGACCCGCGCGCGTAA
- a CDS encoding DUF6517 family protein produces the protein MKRRTFLGSAGVAGVGALAGCMNAIGTVAPPEVPQGDLDDGGWTRTDRTEETVFQESYGPVDITAKSTTLTFSDEELAASVTDKTLGRIDGTLALYAASHINFSPDLNNLPAAVGREEVLQQTKKQARDQFEQRMKDEGLENVAQTGEVAFETDSGKTPGLTTFSAEFPVGTLTYETSGESFDIDVGSIEVAGDLAVWNEGDYVVVAGGAYPAENYAKTTEKQLSEAITVTVDVDLGLTPEQYREEVRSLIAGTR, from the coding sequence ATGAAACGCCGCACGTTCCTCGGGAGCGCGGGTGTCGCCGGCGTCGGCGCGCTCGCCGGCTGCATGAACGCCATCGGAACCGTCGCCCCGCCGGAAGTCCCACAGGGCGACCTCGACGACGGCGGATGGACGCGAACCGACCGCACCGAGGAGACGGTCTTCCAGGAGTCCTACGGCCCCGTGGACATCACCGCGAAGTCCACGACGCTGACGTTCAGCGACGAGGAACTCGCGGCGAGCGTGACCGACAAGACGCTCGGTCGAATCGACGGGACGCTCGCGCTGTACGCGGCCTCCCACATCAACTTCTCTCCGGACCTCAACAACCTCCCGGCGGCCGTCGGGCGCGAGGAAGTCCTCCAGCAGACGAAAAAGCAGGCCCGCGACCAGTTCGAGCAGCGCATGAAAGACGAGGGCCTGGAGAACGTCGCCCAGACCGGCGAGGTCGCGTTCGAGACCGACTCCGGGAAGACGCCGGGGCTGACGACATTCTCCGCCGAGTTCCCTGTCGGCACGCTCACCTACGAGACGAGCGGCGAGTCCTTCGACATCGACGTCGGCTCCATCGAGGTGGCGGGCGACCTCGCGGTGTGGAACGAGGGCGACTACGTGGTCGTCGCGGGCGGCGCGTACCCCGCCGAGAACTACGCCAAGACCACCGAGAAGCAACTCTCCGAGGCCATCACCGTCACCGTCGACGTCGACCTCGGGCTGACGCCCGAACAGTACCGCGAGGAAGTTCGGAGCCTCATCGCCGGCACGAGATGA
- a CDS encoding ABC transporter ATP-binding protein, with translation MTLAFDVAAAFDANNGETFDVAADLTVADGETLVLLGPSGSGKTLLLETLAGFHDHDGEVSLDGDDLTGSPPEDRDLGFVFQDHALFEHLTVRENVAFGERYHDDVRDPDDLLDALGIPDLAEREPPTLSGGEKQRVALARALAVRPRAFLLDEPLSALDAPTRAALRADLADVLADETAVYVTHDRTTARALADRVGVVRDGRIEQVGPTEAVFDRPATAFVAAFTGANVLRERELGVSLPADVVAIRPERVGLDPDDPDAVGSVERVAREDAVYRVTVRVGDATVDAFTDDPPTGERVGVAFPAAACHAPEDT, from the coding sequence GTGACCCTCGCGTTCGACGTGGCGGCGGCCTTCGACGCGAACAACGGCGAGACGTTCGACGTAGCCGCCGACCTCACGGTCGCGGACGGCGAGACGCTCGTCCTCCTCGGGCCGAGTGGCTCCGGGAAGACGCTGCTGTTGGAGACGCTCGCAGGCTTCCACGACCACGACGGCGAGGTTTCGCTCGACGGCGACGACCTCACCGGTTCGCCCCCCGAGGACCGCGACCTGGGGTTCGTGTTCCAGGACCACGCGCTGTTCGAGCACCTCACCGTCCGCGAGAACGTCGCGTTCGGCGAGCGCTACCACGACGACGTCCGCGACCCCGACGACCTGCTCGACGCGCTCGGCATCCCGGACCTCGCGGAGCGCGAACCCCCGACGCTGTCCGGCGGCGAGAAACAGCGCGTCGCGCTCGCCCGCGCGCTCGCCGTCCGGCCCCGAGCGTTCCTGCTGGACGAACCGCTCTCGGCGCTCGACGCGCCGACGCGCGCCGCGCTCCGCGCCGACCTCGCGGACGTCCTCGCCGACGAGACCGCGGTCTACGTCACCCACGACCGCACCACGGCGCGCGCGCTCGCAGACCGAGTCGGCGTCGTCCGCGACGGCCGCATCGAGCAGGTGGGACCGACCGAGGCCGTCTTCGACCGGCCCGCCACCGCGTTCGTCGCCGCGTTCACGGGCGCGAACGTCCTCCGAGAGCGCGAACTCGGCGTGTCGCTGCCGGCCGACGTGGTGGCGATTCGCCCGGAACGCGTCGGCCTCGACCCCGACGACCCCGACGCCGTCGGGAGCGTCGAGCGCGTCGCCCGCGAGGACGCCGTCTACCGCGTCACCGTCCGCGTCGGCGACGCCACCGTGGACGCGTTCACCGACGACCCGCCGACCGGCGAGCGCGTCGGCGTCGCGTTCCCGGCCGCGGCGTGTCACGCGCCGGAAGACACATAG
- a CDS encoding ABC transporter permease, producing MNLGQRPGATVVFAVLAVQLVAFAVCVALGYPTAYAAFALASAAALGYGSARGGFETVAAVLATGLLLVLGLPLALLVANQHPGDLAARALDPAVQRSLYLSVYGPLLAAGLAVGLGVPLAYLLSRGFPGHAVVESLVDLPLVVPHSVAGIAVVYGFGRDGLFPGVSVTETMAGLVLAMAFVSAPFAVNAAREAFEAVDRDAERAARSLGASRWETFKRVTGPLAARGILTGGVLSWARAVSEFGAVAIVAYNVEFFYPPAGDAVTASHAPVLIYRTFTTSGIDGSGAVATLLLALCASVFLAVRTYAYDGEGWP from the coding sequence GTGAACCTCGGCCAGCGACCCGGTGCGACCGTCGTCTTCGCCGTTCTCGCGGTCCAACTGGTGGCGTTCGCGGTCTGCGTCGCGCTCGGCTACCCGACCGCGTACGCCGCTTTCGCGCTCGCGAGCGCCGCCGCCCTCGGCTACGGGAGCGCCCGCGGCGGCTTCGAGACGGTCGCCGCCGTCCTCGCCACCGGCCTCCTGCTCGTGCTCGGGCTGCCGCTCGCGCTCCTCGTCGCCAACCAGCACCCCGGCGACCTCGCGGCGCGCGCGCTCGACCCCGCCGTCCAGCGCTCGCTGTACCTCTCCGTCTACGGCCCCCTGCTCGCCGCCGGCCTCGCGGTCGGACTCGGGGTTCCACTCGCCTACCTGCTCTCCCGGGGCTTCCCGGGGCACGCGGTCGTCGAGAGCCTCGTCGACCTCCCGCTGGTCGTCCCGCACAGCGTCGCCGGCATCGCCGTCGTCTACGGGTTCGGGCGCGACGGCCTGTTCCCCGGCGTCTCCGTCACCGAGACGATGGCCGGCCTCGTGCTCGCGATGGCGTTCGTGAGCGCGCCGTTCGCCGTCAACGCCGCCCGCGAGGCCTTCGAAGCCGTCGACCGGGACGCCGAGCGCGCCGCGCGCTCGCTCGGGGCCTCGCGCTGGGAGACGTTCAAGCGCGTCACCGGCCCGCTCGCCGCGCGCGGCATCCTCACCGGGGGCGTGCTGTCGTGGGCGCGCGCCGTCTCCGAGTTCGGCGCCGTCGCCATCGTCGCGTACAACGTCGAGTTCTTCTACCCGCCGGCGGGCGACGCGGTCACCGCGAGTCACGCGCCCGTCCTCATCTACCGGACGTTCACGACGAGCGGCATCGACGGAAGCGGGGCGGTCGCGACGCTGTTGCTCGCGCTCTGTGCGAGCGTCTTCCTCGCGGTGCGAACGTACGCCTACGACGGGGAGGGGTGGCCGTGA
- a CDS encoding TOBE domain-containing protein produces the protein MESEPEAGFDATLVADGVVFDARDAALLRAVDREGSLSGGAESLGRSYSRAHRRLGDLEAAFGALVARERGGADGGGSELTDRARALLDRFARLRAGYEGVAAAAETVFDGEVRSREGELGTVETDVGRLRALVPPDADGVAVPVRADAVTLHAPADAPDAGGTSARNRLDGEVAGVERGDAVARVSVDVGGDDALAALVTVDSVDRLGLEAGSRVVATWKATATRAVER, from the coding sequence GTGGAATCGGAACCCGAGGCCGGATTCGACGCGACGCTCGTCGCGGACGGCGTGGTGTTCGACGCGCGGGACGCCGCCCTCCTGCGCGCAGTCGACCGCGAGGGGTCGCTGAGCGGCGGCGCCGAGTCGCTCGGCCGGTCGTACTCGCGGGCCCACCGCCGCCTCGGCGACCTCGAAGCGGCGTTCGGCGCCCTCGTCGCCCGCGAGCGCGGCGGCGCGGACGGCGGCGGGAGCGAACTCACGGACCGCGCTCGCGCGCTCCTCGACCGGTTCGCACGCCTCCGCGCGGGCTACGAGGGCGTCGCGGCGGCAGCGGAGACCGTCTTCGACGGCGAGGTGCGCTCCCGCGAGGGCGAACTCGGCACCGTGGAGACAGATGTGGGTCGCCTGCGCGCGCTCGTGCCACCCGACGCCGACGGCGTGGCGGTGCCGGTGCGCGCCGACGCGGTGACGCTCCACGCGCCCGCCGACGCGCCCGACGCTGGCGGCACGAGCGCGCGGAACCGCCTCGACGGCGAGGTAGCAGGGGTGGAGCGCGGGGACGCGGTCGCTCGCGTGAGCGTGGACGTCGGGGGCGACGACGCGCTGGCGGCGCTGGTGACGGTGGACAGCGTCGACAGACTCGGCCTCGAAGCCGGGAGTCGGGTCGTGGCGACGTGGAAGGCGACGGCGACGCGGGCGGTCGAGCGCTAA
- a CDS encoding dihydrodipicolinate synthase family protein: MNGLGVPLATPFDDAGDVDHGALADLTAWVTDRGVDFLVPCGSNSEAELLTAEERAAVVETVADAAPDGVPVLAGTGSPGLRETLDATERAADAGADAALVVTPFYYDHDDADVEAYYREVADASPLPVYLYSVPKYTGHALAPSTVAALADHPNVAGMKDSTGDLGGFQRLRERTADADFDLLVGSGSVFAPALDAGADGGVLALANAAPERASEIWDAHAAGDDERARAVNRDLVELNHAVTAGHGVPGLKAAMRSRGAPAGAVRSPHRPVPEAVAADLAALVEDTI; this comes from the coding sequence ATGAACGGACTCGGCGTTCCCCTGGCGACCCCCTTCGACGACGCTGGCGACGTAGACCACGGCGCGCTCGCGGACCTGACGGCGTGGGTGACCGACCGCGGCGTCGACTTCCTCGTGCCCTGTGGCTCGAACAGCGAGGCCGAACTGCTCACCGCCGAGGAGCGCGCCGCCGTCGTCGAGACGGTGGCGGACGCCGCGCCGGACGGCGTCCCCGTGCTCGCCGGCACCGGTAGTCCCGGACTCCGCGAGACCCTCGACGCGACCGAGCGCGCCGCCGACGCGGGCGCGGACGCGGCGCTCGTCGTCACGCCGTTCTACTACGACCACGACGACGCGGACGTGGAAGCCTACTACCGGGAGGTCGCGGACGCCTCGCCGCTCCCGGTCTACCTCTACAGCGTCCCGAAGTACACCGGCCACGCGCTCGCGCCGTCGACGGTCGCGGCGCTCGCGGACCACCCGAACGTCGCCGGGATGAAGGACTCGACCGGCGACCTCGGCGGCTTCCAGCGCCTCCGCGAGCGCACCGCCGACGCCGACTTCGACCTGCTCGTCGGGAGCGGGAGCGTGTTCGCGCCCGCCCTCGACGCGGGCGCCGACGGCGGCGTCCTCGCGCTCGCGAACGCCGCGCCGGAGCGCGCGAGCGAAATCTGGGACGCCCACGCCGCGGGCGACGACGAACGGGCGCGCGCCGTCAACCGCGACCTCGTAGAACTGAACCACGCCGTCACCGCCGGCCACGGCGTTCCCGGCCTGAAAGCCGCGATGCGCTCACGGGGCGCGCCCGCAGGCGCCGTGCGCTCGCCTCACCGCCCCGTCCCCGAGGCGGTCGCCGCCGACCTCGCGGCGCTCGTCGAGGACACGATTTAG